The stretch of DNA GGCTCGCCCGGTACTGGACGAAGGTGCCGCGCGCCTCCAGCCATGCCCGGTCGGAGTCCGACCAGGCGGTGCGGGGACAGGCGGTGCCGACATAGGGCACCTCCGCCCCGCTTTCGACGAGCAGCCGGGCCACAAGCAACTCCGAACCTTCATAGCCCGATACAGTGATCCGCCCGCGCACCGGCCGTGCGGCCAGCGCGCCGCGAATGGCGGGCAGGAACTGGTTCTGGGCGGCGGCGACCTTGTCGGCGGCGATCCCGCACGCCTCGCCGATCGCGGCCAGCCAGTCGGCCGTGCCGTCCACGCCAACCGGCGCGGAGCCGATCACCGGCCGGCCCGCGGCCTGAAACTCGCGGATGCTGGCGGTGTAGAAAGGATGGATCGCGGCGACCGCCGCACAATCGAGCGCGCCATAAAGCTCGCGCCATTCGCGTGTCGGCACGACAGGACCTGCCTGCAGCCCGAGCGGCGCGAGCATCATGCCGATGCCCACCGGATCGGCCGGGAACATTTCGCCGAGCAGCGTGACCGTCGGCAGATCGGCGCGCTCGCGCGGGGCCTGGACGGGGCCAGCCTCGGCCTCCTTGCGCGCATAGCTCAGCATCGCGCCGGCCAGCACATCCTTCGCCTCGGCATGGGTGGGCACGCCAAAGCCCGGCACATCAATGCCGATCACGCGCACGCCGTTGATATCGCGCGGCAGCAGCTGCAGCGGCACGCCGGATGCCGTCGGCACGCACAGATTGGTGACGATGATCGTGTCGTAAAGTGCCGGATCGGCGAGCTGGAACACCGCGTCGCGGATGTCCTCGAACAGCTTGCCGGTGACAAGCGTTTCGGAGTTGAACGGCACATAGCCGACGGTGCGGCGCGCGCCGTAGAAATGGGAGGTGAAGGTCAGGCCATAGACGCAGCAGGCCGAGCCCGACAGCACGGTTGCCGTGCGCCGCATCCGCAGCCCGACACGCAGCGAGCCAAAGGCCGGGCACATGCTCTGCGGCTGGTCATGCGGCCCCGTGGGA from Sphingomonas changnyeongensis encodes:
- the bchY gene encoding chlorophyllide a reductase subunit Y; its protein translation is MTDLAPSTRTLDRIDAAPDAPSPAVGGGTGSAPVEAAGCHAGAEKLRAQAAAAGKAELLDGYARDYPTGPHDQPQSMCPAFGSLRVGLRMRRTATVLSGSACCVYGLTFTSHFYGARRTVGYVPFNSETLVTGKLFEDIRDAVFQLADPALYDTIIVTNLCVPTASGVPLQLLPRDINGVRVIGIDVPGFGVPTHAEAKDVLAGAMLSYARKEAEAGPVQAPRERADLPTVTLLGEMFPADPVGIGMMLAPLGLQAGPVVPTREWRELYGALDCAAVAAIHPFYTASIREFQAAGRPVIGSAPVGVDGTADWLAAIGEACGIAADKVAAAQNQFLPAIRGALAARPVRGRITVSGYEGSELLVARLLVESGAEVPYVGTACPRTAWSDSDRAWLEARGTFVQYRASLEQDIAAVEEYRPDLAIGTTPVVQHAKAKALPALYFTNLISARPLMGPAGAGSLAMVVGAALANQGRFDRMRDFFDGVGEGAAAGVWEDVPVDRPDFKAKYAARRIAAAKSEEAIGQ